The proteins below come from a single Parazoarcus communis genomic window:
- a CDS encoding methyl-accepting chemotaxis protein produces the protein MRKSASVTNIETLLPEGEFIYSRTDLKSIIVEANEAFARISAYRPEEMIGQAHNMVRHPDMPAEAFADMWRDLKEGRPWRGIVKNLRSDGGYYWVVANASPVRENGQVVGYQSVRARPSREEVVAAEEAYKRIREGDKSICVKHGRVVPTRRSLWAILNSVNIQLVGLGLLMAVLALFVLVDRFVSLPLLPDVMLAIAATGLLWGTFFLVFGLPRIASDMTSLHEHLDHLLVTGDLRKRFTLSRRDVLGDIGRSVDRFVSSVQATVQGMSDTAERVVSVSGEVGSGVGNVSDSARVQSDATSSAAAGIEQITVSIGEVAEHAEATRTAAQHASTVSARGSTLSAQACETILALAETVKNAAIQVEFLGSQSAEISRITGVISDIADQTNLLALNAAIEAARAGEQGRGFAVVADEVRKLAERTGNATKEISTMVGSIQVETQKAVSGMRQGATQVESGVKLVQDAQGALLEINTQMSKTLSMVNDITHSSAEQNNAMVVMAQSVERVASMTDQNMAVVAQTRAAVDSLDRSVGRMKMAMGQFVV, from the coding sequence ATGCGCAAATCCGCCAGCGTAACAAACATTGAAACCCTGCTGCCCGAGGGTGAGTTCATATACTCGCGTACCGACCTTAAAAGTATCATCGTCGAAGCAAACGAAGCCTTTGCGCGGATCAGTGCCTACCGTCCGGAGGAGATGATTGGCCAGGCCCACAACATGGTGCGTCACCCGGACATGCCTGCAGAGGCGTTTGCCGACATGTGGCGCGATCTCAAGGAGGGGCGGCCGTGGCGTGGAATCGTCAAGAACCTGCGCAGCGACGGTGGCTACTACTGGGTGGTGGCGAATGCGTCGCCTGTACGCGAGAACGGACAAGTCGTTGGATACCAGTCTGTTCGTGCCCGTCCGAGCCGGGAAGAGGTGGTCGCGGCCGAGGAAGCGTACAAACGCATCAGGGAAGGCGATAAGTCGATTTGCGTCAAACATGGCCGGGTCGTCCCCACGCGACGTTCGCTGTGGGCAATCCTCAACTCGGTGAACATCCAGCTTGTCGGACTCGGCTTGCTGATGGCAGTGCTCGCACTCTTCGTACTGGTCGATCGTTTTGTCTCCTTACCGCTCCTGCCTGATGTCATGCTCGCGATCGCCGCGACGGGCTTGCTGTGGGGGACCTTCTTCCTGGTCTTCGGTCTGCCACGGATTGCCAGCGATATGACCTCCTTGCACGAGCATCTCGACCACCTGCTGGTTACCGGCGATTTGCGCAAGCGTTTCACCCTCTCACGGCGGGACGTTCTGGGCGATATCGGTCGCAGCGTCGACCGCTTTGTCTCCTCGGTACAGGCAACGGTGCAGGGAATGAGCGATACCGCCGAGCGGGTGGTCAGCGTTTCGGGCGAAGTCGGCTCGGGCGTCGGCAATGTCAGCGATTCGGCACGGGTACAGAGCGACGCAACATCGTCCGCGGCGGCCGGCATCGAACAGATTACGGTATCGATCGGCGAAGTTGCCGAGCATGCCGAGGCAACGCGGACCGCAGCGCAGCATGCGAGCACGGTTTCTGCACGTGGCAGCACCTTGTCTGCCCAAGCCTGCGAAACGATTCTCGCACTGGCGGAAACCGTCAAGAATGCGGCGATTCAGGTCGAGTTTCTGGGGTCCCAGTCGGCGGAGATCTCTCGCATCACCGGAGTGATCAGCGACATCGCCGACCAGACAAACCTGTTGGCCCTGAACGCGGCAATTGAGGCTGCACGCGCCGGAGAGCAGGGGCGAGGATTTGCCGTCGTTGCCGACGAAGTGCGCAAGCTCGCCGAGCGCACCGGCAATGCCACGAAGGAGATCAGCACCATGGTCGGCTCGATCCAGGTTGAAACCCAGAAAGCAGTCAGTGGAATGCGGCAGGGTGCAACTCAGGTCGAAAGCGGCGTGAAACTGGTGCAGGACGCACAAGGCGCGCTGCTGGAGATCAATACCCAGATGAGCAAGACCCTGAGCATGGTCAATGATATTACCCACTCGTCTGCCGAGCAGAACAATGCGATGGTGGTGATGGCACAGAGCGTCGAGCGCGTCGCATCGATGACCGATCAGAACATGGCGGTCGTCGCCCAAACCCGCGCTGCGGTCGACAGTCTCGATCGTTCGGTCGGCCGCATGAAGATGGCCATGGGGCAGTTCGTAGTCTAG
- a CDS encoding phytoene desaturase family protein — translation MMSKYDAIIVGSGINSLVCAGVLAKRGKKVLVLEREAVLGGCIRTEALTVPGYLHDTMSTAHPLFVTGPGYAELKDGLHANGLEYCNNSTPTGVLLPDGRFLIMGRDRAANIASMNALAPGDGDAYAEGMGFVEQNAELIFSLLGNELWSSSVGKMMLGRVWKQGAHETLAFFGPAMQSCRAWLETQFNDELVRALLAPWVLHTGLGPESPMSALMARVIAFTLEGVGLPLVKGGNARTVDAFRALIEGAGGQFQTGADVAEILVDGKKVSGVRTADGKVFEARQVICNVTPTQLYGRLLKQDDAPAPLRRQATEYRYGKGNMQIHLALSEPPQWADPQLREVIYLHLTPGMDGVSRAVNEAERGLLPAEGTVCVCQPCAVDPSRAPDGGWIMWIQLPECPRSIRGDARGEIEAPADGKWSADIAERYADRAIERIAAHVPNLKASIIGRKVVSPADLERMNMNLVGGDPYSGECAIDQYLFWRPVRGVKDHSTPIKGLYHIGASTHPGPGLSGASGFHVANALAKR, via the coding sequence ATGATGAGCAAATACGACGCAATCATCGTCGGTAGCGGAATCAACTCCCTCGTCTGCGCAGGCGTGCTGGCGAAACGCGGAAAGAAGGTGCTTGTACTCGAACGCGAAGCGGTACTTGGCGGCTGTATTCGCACCGAGGCCCTGACTGTACCGGGTTACCTGCATGACACCATGTCGACCGCCCATCCGCTGTTCGTCACCGGCCCGGGCTACGCCGAGCTGAAGGATGGCCTGCACGCAAACGGGCTTGAGTACTGCAACAACAGCACCCCCACCGGCGTGCTGCTGCCCGACGGCCGTTTCCTCATCATGGGGCGCGACCGCGCAGCCAACATCGCAAGCATGAACGCGCTGGCGCCCGGCGACGGAGATGCCTACGCCGAAGGCATGGGCTTCGTCGAGCAGAACGCCGAACTCATCTTCTCGCTGCTGGGCAACGAACTGTGGAGTTCCAGCGTTGGCAAGATGATGCTTGGCCGGGTGTGGAAACAGGGCGCACATGAAACCCTCGCCTTCTTCGGCCCCGCAATGCAAAGCTGTCGCGCCTGGCTGGAAACGCAGTTCAATGACGAGCTCGTGCGCGCACTGCTGGCGCCGTGGGTGCTGCACACCGGACTCGGGCCGGAAAGCCCCATGTCGGCGCTGATGGCGCGCGTCATCGCGTTCACGCTTGAAGGCGTCGGACTGCCACTGGTCAAAGGCGGAAACGCGCGCACGGTCGATGCTTTCCGCGCGCTGATCGAAGGTGCTGGTGGTCAATTCCAAACCGGCGCCGACGTCGCCGAGATCCTCGTCGACGGCAAGAAGGTGAGCGGCGTGCGTACTGCCGATGGCAAGGTGTTCGAGGCCCGGCAGGTCATCTGCAACGTCACGCCCACCCAGCTCTACGGCCGGCTGCTCAAGCAGGACGATGCCCCGGCCCCGCTCCGACGCCAGGCCACCGAGTACCGCTACGGCAAGGGCAACATGCAGATTCACCTCGCACTGTCCGAGCCGCCGCAATGGGCGGATCCGCAACTGCGCGAAGTGATCTACCTGCACCTCACGCCCGGGATGGACGGTGTATCACGTGCTGTCAACGAGGCCGAACGTGGCCTGCTGCCTGCGGAAGGTACCGTCTGTGTATGTCAGCCCTGCGCCGTAGATCCGTCGCGGGCGCCCGACGGCGGGTGGATCATGTGGATTCAGTTGCCCGAATGTCCCCGCAGCATCCGTGGTGACGCGCGCGGTGAGATCGAAGCGCCCGCCGACGGAAAATGGTCTGCTGACATTGCCGAACGTTATGCCGACCGCGCAATCGAACGGATTGCTGCGCACGTACCGAACCTGAAGGCGAGCATCATCGGTCGCAAGGTCGTCTCCCCGGCTGATCTGGAGAGAATGAACATGAACCTCGTCGGCGGCGACCCCTATTCGGGTGAATGCGCGATCGACCAGTACCTGTTCTGGCGCCCGGTTCGTGGCGTGAAGGATCACAGCACGCCGATCAAGGGCCTGTACCACATCGGCGCGTCGACGCACCCGGGACCCGGGCTCTCCGGCGCATCGGGTTTTCACGTTGCCAATGCATTGGCGAAGCGCTGA